The segment GCCGATTTTGCGGCGGGCAGTTGGAGGCCTGTTGGCGTTCGGATTCGGCCTGTTGATCTTCTTTCTTTCGCTGGAATTGATTCAGACGATCAATTTGTTGTTGGAGTGGCCGGCTTACACGGGCTGGCCGGTTCTCGCCCTTCTCCTCAGCCTCATGGGATATGGAATCTTTCGCTTGGCGAAGGTTCTGATCTCTATCCGGGAGATGCCGATTGTTTCCCGGCTGGAACCGGGGGAGCTGGAGACCTTACCGGGTCGGCGGAAAGAAGAAATCCGCAAGCAGCTACTCGGGCAGATGGAGTATTTGCGACGACAGCGGAAGGATCCAGAAGATCGGCTGCATCCAGTGTTGGACCGTCTCTCTGCAGAAGCTGCTTCGCATCCGGCAGGGCAGTGGATCCGGGATTACGATCGGCTAATCCTGAGTCCTCTGGGCAAAGAAGCCCGTGATCGGGTTCGCAAAATCGCTCTGACTGCCGGAGCCAGTGCAGCGCTGTCACCGTGGCGGATCCTGGATGCCATCATTGCCTTTAATGCGGCCACCCAAGGAGCGCACGACGTTCTTCGAATTCACGGAATCCGTCCCAGTCAGGCCGTGGCGGTGGCCTTCGCCTTCGATACGTTTCTCAATACCTTTCTGGCGACGGTCGTGGAGGACGTGAGCACCGACCTGGTTGATAGTTTGACCGCGCAAGTTTCCGCTGAAACGGGCGCGAGCGCTGCCAAGGTCCTGGCCCCG is part of the Puniceicoccus vermicola genome and harbors:
- a CDS encoding DUF697 domain-containing protein, whose amino-acid sequence is MKSSARRHWPMPGEAFDSARSGGAGSVAPPLTEVEVKNTASQASSGAGIPLKGGPTPPILRRAVGGLLAFGFGLLIFFLSLELIQTINLLLEWPAYTGWPVLALLLSLMGYGIFRLAKVLISIREMPIVSRLEPGELETLPGRRKEEIRKQLLGQMEYLRRQRKDPEDRLHPVLDRLSAEAASHPAGQWIRDYDRLILSPLGKEARDRVRKIALTAGASAALSPWRILDAIIAFNAATQGAHDVLRIHGIRPSQAVAVAFAFDTFLNTFLATVVEDVSTDLVDSLTAQVSAETGASAAKVLAPKIAEGLTTAVFVRRLGNRMIRRLHPFPR